In Trichoderma asperellum chromosome 1, complete sequence, a single window of DNA contains:
- a CDS encoding uncharacterized protein (EggNog:ENOG41), whose product MCQQHQDQAQDGRSHYRDPFPWHLGAFDAHCHPTDTMASIASLATLNARVLAIMATRSQDQHLIAKVATEHGISDSDSPLNYQGGSASVDPASAAPVGKKACKVVPAFGWHPWFSYQLYDDTASNPTYKAPNPENSDTSAAEDAKIAHYKVVLSPTPKEPSFLSSLPPPTPLSSFIASTREYLLAFPHALVGEIGLDKGFRLPQQWLPDDASCRDEGLTPGGREGRLLSRYRVQMQHQQAVLQAQLRLAGETGRAVSVHGVQAHGVLYDTMAACWKGHERKILSRREKKRIAPGAEESSSSDDDDGGGTNELETGAAAKSKKKKPALGKPFPPRICLHSYSGSADTLKQWFHPAVPSKIFASFSTAVNLGTDGGRAKLEGVVRAVPDDRILVESDLHMAGDEAEAVLEDMYRLVCEIKGWDLEQGVGTIGKNFQEFVYG is encoded by the coding sequence ATGTGCCAACAACACCAAGACCAAGCCCAAGATGGCCGGTCGCACTACCGAGACCCCTTTCCCTGGCATCTCGGCGCCTTTGACGCGCACTGCCATCCCACCGATACCATGGCCTCGATTGCCTCTCTCGCCACGCTCAACGCCCGAGTTCTCGCTATCATGGCCACCCGCTCTCAGGACCAGCATCTCATTGCCAAAGTCGCAACCGAGCATGGCATTTCCGATTCGGACTCGCCTTTGAATTATCAAGGCGGCAGCGCGAGCGTAGACCCAGCTTCCGCTGCTCCAGTTGGCAAAAAGGCATGCAAAGTTGTTCCGGCTTTTGGCTGGCATCCATGGTTCTCATACCAGCTCTACGATGATACCGCCTCCAATCCCACATACAAGGCTCCCAATCCCGAGAATTCAGACACTTCAGCTGCAGAAGATGCCAAGATTGCCCATTACAAAGTCGTTCTCTCGCCTACTCCCAAAGAGCCgtctttcctctcttctcttccccctCCAACCCCCCTATCGTCATTCATCGCATCCACTCGCGAATACCTCCTTGCTTTCCCTCACGCTCTAGTTGGCGAAATCGGCCTCGACAAGGGCTTCCGTCTCCCCCAACAATGGCTCCCCGACGACGCATCTTGCCGTGACGAGGGCCTCACCCCCGGCGGGCGGGAGGGCCGCCTCCTCAGCCGGTACCGCGTGCAgatgcagcaccagcaggcaGTCTTGCAGGCGCAGCTGCGGCTCGCGGGTGAGACGGGGAGAGCAGTCAGCGTGCATGGGGTGCAAGCCCACGGCGTGTTGTATGACACCATGGCGGCTTGTTGGAAGGGCCACGAGAGGAAGATCCTGTCccgaagggagaagaaaaggatcgCCCCCGGGGCCgaagagagcagcagctctgatgatgatgacggcggTGGAACTAATGAACTGGAGACaggagctgctgcaaagagcaagaaaaagaaaccgGCACTCGGCAAACCCTTCCCACCGCGAATATGCCTCCACTCCTACAGTGGCAGTGCCGATACCCTTAAACAGTGGTTCCATCCCGCAGTCCCCTCCAAAATCTTCGCATCCTTCTCCACGGCCGTCAATCTAGGCACCGACGGTGGCAGGGCAAAACTCGAGGGCGTCGTGCGTGCCGTGCCTGACGACAGGATCCTCGTAGAGAGTGACTTGCACATGGCGGGtgacgaggccgaggcggTGCTGGAGGATATGTATCGGCTGGTGTGTGAGATTAAGGGGTGGGATCTCGAGCAAGGGGTTGGGACTATAGGGAAGAATTTTCAAGAGTTCGTGTATGGTTAA